Proteins from one Corynebacterium epidermidicanis genomic window:
- a CDS encoding sensor histidine kinase: MAKVKGIRAIDLIAAGVLVAFSFLGSKFSGVWDWDLWLTITLLVAPLTRKRWPLPTFVVLVGILVVCSLRTEITIACILVAGLAAYIVRRDLLHPSRTIATVIFLLGDIIGLFAFAPGLVDEDVFKKFIYVTWSVTLLVACGLMGELRRRTLEAQEHALEQSLAAQREEFEKLAIAQRSHIAREIHDLVTHSLTVIVAQADGGRYAGCEEAKEEALASISKVGRESLQQMRSVVTFLREGEGHAASPSIGLTDIAGLVQQTVRSGLAVSYRVTGEPQPVSDSTSLAMYRIVQEALTNAKNHGTGTAELEIEWKPDAVTMKIQNPCLDRAQGIGLGVNGMRERAELSGGRCTAGPQGNNWQVLATFPLGAHA, from the coding sequence GTGGCAAAAGTGAAGGGTATTCGGGCTATTGACCTAATCGCTGCCGGTGTTTTGGTGGCATTCTCCTTCTTGGGCTCTAAATTCTCCGGGGTGTGGGACTGGGACCTGTGGCTAACCATCACACTCTTAGTAGCGCCACTGACGCGAAAGCGCTGGCCATTGCCCACATTTGTCGTCTTGGTGGGGATACTCGTGGTGTGCTCGTTGCGCACGGAGATAACGATCGCGTGCATTCTGGTGGCCGGGTTGGCTGCGTACATTGTGCGTCGAGATCTGCTGCACCCTTCGCGGACAATCGCGACAGTGATATTCCTGCTCGGCGACATTATTGGTCTTTTCGCGTTCGCGCCGGGTTTAGTCGACGAAGACGTATTCAAAAAGTTCATTTATGTGACCTGGAGCGTCACGCTTTTGGTGGCGTGCGGGCTGATGGGAGAGTTGCGCAGGCGCACACTTGAAGCACAAGAGCATGCGTTGGAGCAGTCGCTTGCAGCTCAACGGGAAGAATTCGAGAAGCTCGCCATTGCGCAGCGTAGCCACATCGCCCGCGAAATTCATGACTTGGTCACGCACTCATTGACCGTGATTGTTGCCCAGGCGGATGGGGGTCGCTATGCCGGCTGTGAGGAGGCGAAAGAGGAAGCGTTGGCCTCGATTTCCAAGGTGGGGCGCGAATCTCTACAGCAGATGCGCTCTGTGGTGACCTTCTTGCGCGAGGGGGAGGGGCATGCGGCGTCGCCAAGCATTGGCCTCACTGACATCGCTGGCCTCGTGCAGCAGACGGTGCGCAGCGGTCTGGCGGTGTCATACCGCGTGACTGGCGAGCCACAGCCGGTCTCGGACAGCACGTCGCTGGCCATGTACCGCATCGTGCAGGAGGCGCTGACGAATGCCAAGAATCACGGCACCGGTACAGCCGAGCTCGAAATCGAATGGAAACCGGATGCGGTAACAATGAAAATTCAGAATCCGTGCCTTGACCGGGCACAAGGGATTGGGCTCGGTGTCAACGGCATGCGAGAGCGCGCCGAACTCAGCGGCGGCCGCTGCACAGCAGGTCCGCAGGGCAACAACTGGCAGGTCCTGGCCACATTCCCACTAGGAGCCCACGCATGA
- a CDS encoding response regulator, protein MKIALVDDQVLFLHGISQVINSQPDMEVSWHATNGIEALEKAAQQPVDIVVMDVQMPLLDGIEATSQLADIAPDITTIILTTFDDEEYVLGGLAAGASGFILKDAEPEVLLESIRTVYQGDAVISPRATNRVITRLQGRQEDRVQIAPADQQALRELTNREHEILVAIAKGWTNGEICERFFISMPTVKTHVGRVMVKTGSRDRVHAALFAYRAGLVSREDLLES, encoded by the coding sequence ATGAAAATCGCACTCGTTGATGACCAAGTCTTGTTCCTCCACGGCATCAGCCAAGTAATCAACTCGCAGCCGGACATGGAAGTGAGCTGGCACGCAACCAACGGCATCGAAGCCCTGGAAAAGGCGGCGCAGCAGCCGGTGGACATCGTGGTGATGGACGTGCAAATGCCGCTTCTCGACGGCATCGAAGCCACATCTCAGCTCGCCGACATTGCCCCGGACATCACAACGATCATCCTGACTACCTTCGACGATGAAGAGTACGTCTTGGGTGGTCTTGCTGCCGGGGCCAGCGGGTTCATCCTCAAGGATGCCGAGCCCGAGGTGCTGCTGGAATCGATTCGCACCGTGTACCAGGGGGATGCTGTTATTTCTCCGCGGGCGACCAATCGAGTGATTACTCGATTGCAGGGGCGTCAGGAAGATCGCGTGCAGATTGCGCCCGCTGACCAGCAAGCTTTGCGCGAGCTGACGAATCGGGAGCATGAGATTTTGGTTGCCATCGCGAAGGGATGGACGAACGGGGAGATCTGCGAGCGCTTCTTCATTTCCATGCCCACCGTGAAGACCCACGTCGGCAGAGTCATGGTGAAAACCGGGTCCAGAGATCGTGTTCATGCCGCCCTCTTTGCCTATCGCGCCGGGCTGGTGTCTCGGGAAGATCTGCTCGAATCCTGA
- a CDS encoding ABC transporter ATP-binding protein produces MTKIIETKNLTKMYGKTTVVDKLDLAVTQGSVHGLLGPNGSGKSTTMKMLLGLLKPTAGEIYMMGRPMNRQTRVDVLAQVGSLIEQPSAYLHLTGAENLRIATRLLRAKPENVERAIRLVRLEKHMNKLVKDYSLGMKQRLGIALALLRDPQILILDEPTNGLDPAGIEEIRELIVSLARDEGRTVLVSSHLLSEIEKMATELSIIHQGQLLFQGTQRELFETKLPDVFVETTCGSQAASVLQALQPTLVPGGVMVPNLSEQDVSDLCVQLVGHNIPITQVVRQHRSLEEVFIGLTGREGLQ; encoded by the coding sequence ATGACGAAGATCATCGAGACGAAGAATCTCACCAAGATGTATGGGAAGACTACGGTCGTCGATAAGCTTGACCTTGCGGTCACCCAAGGCAGCGTGCATGGCCTGTTGGGACCCAACGGTTCCGGCAAATCGACGACGATGAAGATGCTGCTGGGACTGCTGAAGCCCACCGCGGGCGAGATATATATGATGGGCCGGCCGATGAATCGCCAGACGCGGGTGGACGTGCTGGCACAGGTGGGATCCCTCATTGAACAGCCTTCCGCATACTTGCACCTCACGGGCGCCGAGAATCTTCGCATCGCGACGCGACTCCTGCGAGCTAAACCCGAGAATGTTGAGCGTGCTATCCGGTTGGTGCGGCTAGAAAAGCACATGAACAAGCTGGTCAAAGACTATTCCTTGGGCATGAAACAGCGACTCGGGATCGCCCTGGCCTTGCTGCGTGACCCGCAGATCCTCATTCTCGACGAGCCAACGAATGGCCTGGACCCGGCCGGCATTGAAGAGATCCGCGAACTCATCGTCTCCCTTGCTCGGGATGAAGGACGCACGGTGTTGGTGTCCAGCCACTTGCTCTCGGAGATCGAGAAGATGGCGACGGAACTGAGCATCATTCACCAAGGTCAGCTGCTGTTCCAGGGCACGCAGCGGGAATTGTTTGAAACCAAACTGCCGGACGTTTTCGTGGAAACAACATGCGGCAGCCAGGCAGCGAGCGTGTTGCAAGCCCTGCAGCCAACTCTGGTGCCTGGTGGCGTGATGGTGCCAAACCTCAGCGAACAAGATGTATCGGATCTGTGTGTACAACTGGTCGGTCACAACATTCCTATCACCCAGGTTGTGCGACAGCACCGCAGTCTGGAAGAAGTCTTCATCGGGCTCACCGGGCGGGAGGGATTGCAATGA
- a CDS encoding ABC transporter permease, which produces MTENLAIECAKLRRSRVLIFGLGLTASIVLFTSMGLMRTGKIDSFMDDPTRNWSMHLIGYVMALSLLAPVQLALLASRAVDPEHLAGGWQLNAVAGTWPGTLLRRKFLVFSGILLLLRVIELGAVLAAPMVLGAPVAPPEVLRSWLLTGLGVCGTSVAMLALLMWLAARFESQLVVLGVGVTGGFLGIWAMLSPPWLSAINPFGYFAVLTPYTFTDSGVAPVQQGWLQWALYLALSGIAFVVLTRRLNSREY; this is translated from the coding sequence ATGACAGAAAACCTAGCCATCGAGTGCGCTAAGCTTCGCCGATCTCGAGTCCTGATCTTCGGGCTTGGCCTCACCGCCAGCATTGTCTTGTTCACCAGCATGGGATTGATGCGAACAGGAAAGATTGATTCCTTCATGGATGACCCGACGCGGAACTGGTCCATGCACCTGATCGGTTACGTCATGGCATTATCGCTGCTCGCTCCAGTCCAGTTGGCATTGCTGGCCAGTAGGGCAGTGGATCCCGAGCATCTTGCCGGCGGGTGGCAATTAAACGCGGTGGCCGGAACATGGCCGGGAACCTTGCTACGCCGGAAGTTTCTGGTGTTCAGCGGCATCTTGTTGTTGCTGCGTGTCATCGAATTAGGGGCAGTCTTGGCAGCTCCGATGGTGTTAGGAGCCCCAGTGGCGCCGCCGGAGGTACTGCGTAGTTGGTTGCTCACCGGCCTTGGAGTGTGTGGCACGAGCGTGGCAATGCTCGCGCTGCTCATGTGGCTGGCCGCTCGTTTCGAATCCCAACTAGTAGTGCTTGGTGTGGGTGTGACCGGCGGATTCCTCGGTATCTGGGCAATGTTGTCGCCGCCGTGGCTGAGCGCAATCAATCCGTTTGGCTACTTTGCCGTGCTCACACCCTATACCTTCACCGATTCTGGCGTAGCCCCGGTGCAACAAGGTTGGCTGCAATGGGCGTTGTATCTGGCGCTTTCTGGCATTGCCTTTGTGGTCCTTACTCGTCGCCTCAACTCAAGGGAATACTAA
- a CDS encoding ABC transporter permease, producing the protein MLLRNELLKYRRSHVWTVLVLIPFISVGFGAGNYFANQEMLSSGWSSYLSQAVLFYGLFFMTIGTAILASAAWRLEHRGFNWNQLMTVPRGTGGIIGAKIAAIVVLVAIMQMIMLALALIVGLVLNVPGSIPWVNVVAIVLAIAPGAAVAAWQSFFSMIIRNFAAPVAIALCGTILTYGVVSAGLEGLMFALPSALVTNTLAIGSTALSTAGTLDLLNIVAVLFSSLVSIGIAWSAAVFWLRCVDIRS; encoded by the coding sequence GTGCTACTGCGCAACGAACTCCTCAAGTATCGACGCTCCCACGTGTGGACTGTCCTCGTACTCATTCCCTTCATCTCGGTCGGCTTCGGCGCTGGCAATTACTTTGCCAACCAAGAAATGCTCAGCTCAGGATGGTCGAGCTATCTCTCCCAGGCGGTCCTCTTCTACGGGCTGTTTTTTATGACGATCGGCACCGCGATCCTCGCCTCAGCAGCCTGGCGCCTGGAGCATCGCGGATTCAATTGGAATCAATTGATGACCGTGCCACGCGGAACCGGTGGAATCATCGGCGCAAAGATAGCCGCGATTGTGGTGTTGGTAGCCATCATGCAGATGATTATGCTGGCCTTGGCCCTCATCGTGGGCTTGGTTCTGAACGTCCCAGGGTCGATCCCATGGGTTAACGTCGTCGCGATTGTGCTTGCCATCGCCCCTGGGGCAGCGGTGGCTGCGTGGCAATCCTTCTTCTCCATGATCATCCGCAATTTCGCAGCCCCCGTCGCGATCGCACTCTGCGGCACGATTCTCACCTACGGCGTCGTCAGCGCAGGGCTGGAGGGCCTGATGTTTGCGCTCCCGTCAGCGCTGGTCACCAACACGTTGGCCATCGGGAGCACTGCTTTATCGACGGCCGGGACTCTCGACCTCTTGAACATTGTTGCGGTCCTGTTTTCCTCTCTCGTCTCGATCGGGATCGCCTGGTCGGCAGCTGTTTTCTGGCTACGATGCGTGGATATTCGCTCGTAG